One segment of Coffea arabica cultivar ET-39 chromosome 7c, Coffea Arabica ET-39 HiFi, whole genome shotgun sequence DNA contains the following:
- the LOC113699137 gene encoding L-aspartate oxidase 2-a, chloroplastic isoform X2 has translation MMTSIAPGNSKLHFGQTFYRGQGCKQPYWVSSVAVPRCMKKDLSWSYGVSKAFWINGLQNLHLHTNQKWKPRRTSISSSLRDGSAKYFDFAVIGSGVAGLRYALEVARHGTVAVITKAEPHESNTNYAQGGVSAVLCPSDSVESHMHDTIVAGAYLCDEETVKVVCTEGPDRVRELIAMGASFDHGEDGNLHLAREGGHSHHRIVHAADMTGREIERALLEAVDKDPNIFMFEHHFAVDLLTSQDGSDTICYGVDTFNTATQEVVRFISTVILLASGGAGHIYPTTTNPPVATGDGIAMAHRAQAVISNMEFVQFHPTALADEGLPIRPTNARENAFLITEAVRGDGGILYNLGMERFMPFYDDRAELAPRDVVARSIDDQLKKRIDRYVLLDISHKPRQKVLAHFPNIAAECLRHGLDMTKQPIPVVPAAHYMCGGVRAGLQGETNVRGLYVAGEVACTGLHGANRLASNSLLEALVFARRAVQPSVDHMKSSHIDHSASDAWPKPVMPISLGSAVLNNIICRTREVRKELQSIMWKYVGIVRSTTRLKTAEKKIGELELEWESFLFQNGWEPTMVGLEACEMRNLFCCAKLVVSSALARQESRGLHYTVDFPFVVESKRLPTVIFPGSPVNGTWSSRQLHRPQVCST, from the exons ATGATGACAAGCATAGCTCCAGGTAACTCCAAGCTACATTTTGGGCAGACATTTTACAGAGGACAAGGTTGCAAACAACCTTACTGGGTGTCCAGTGTAGCTGTCCCGAGATGCATGAAAAAAGATCTTTCTTG GTCATACGGGGTTTCCAAGGCCTTTTGGATTAATGGACTTCAGAATCTTCATTTGCATACCAATCAGAAGTGGAAGCCACGCAGGACATCAATCTCATCATCTCTCCGAGATGGTTCGGCAAAGTACTTTGATTTTGCTGTAATTGGCAGCGGAGTTGCTGGCCTGCGATATGCTCTTGAAGTTGCAAGACATGGTACAGTTGCTGTCATAACGAAGGCTGAGCCCCATGAGAGCAACACCAACTATGCACAGGGTGGAGTTAGTGCAGTATTGTGTCCTTCAGATTCAGTGGAGAGTCATATGCACGACACAATTGTAGCAGGTGCTTACCTATGCGATGAGGAGACTGTTAAG GTGGTGTGTACAGAAGGACCTGATAGAGTCAGAGAATTAATTGCTATGGGTGCTTCTTTTGATCATGGAGAGGATGGGAACTTGCATCTCGCAAGGGAAGGTGGCCACTCTCATCATAGAATTGTTCATGCTGCTGATATGACTGGGAGGGAAATAGAAAGGGCTCTACTGGAGGCAGTTGACAAGGATCCTAATATTTTTATGTTTGAACATCATTTTGCTGTAGATTTGTTGACTTCACAG GATGGTTCTGACACAATTTGTTATGGAGTAGACACTTTTAACACAGCAACACAAGAG GTTGTAAGATTTATCTCAACGGTGATTTTGCTCGCATCAGGTGGAGCTGGACATATCTATCCAACTACAACTAATCCTCCG GTAGCCACTGGTGATGGAATTGCAATGGCGCATCGAGCTCAAgctgtaatttctaatatgga ATTTGTTCAATTCCACCCTACTGCCTTGGCTGATGAAGGCCTTCCCATTAGACCAACCAATGCCAGAGAAAATGCCTTTCTGATAACTGAAGCTGTCAGAGGAGATGGAGGCATTCTATACAACTTGGGAATGGAAAGATTTATGCCTTTTTATGATGATCGTGCAGAGCTTGCCCCAAGGGATGTGGTGGCAAGAAGTATTGATGATCAGCTTAAGAAGCGTATTGACAGGTATGTGCTTCTTGATATAAGTCACAAACCTAGACAAAAGGTTTTGGCTCACTTCCCCAATATAGCTGCTGAGTGTCTGCGGCATGGCTTAGACATGACAAAACAACCAATCCCGGTAGTTCCTGCTGCACATTACATGTGTGGTGGAGTTCGTGCTGGCCTTCAGGGAGAGACGAATGTGAGAGGTCTCTATGTCGCTGGTGAGGTTGCATGCACAGGTTTACACGGAGCAAACCGACTTGCTAGCAACTCATTGCTTGAGGCACTAGTTTTTGCACGAAGAGCTGTGCAGCCTTCCGTTGATCATATGAAGAGCTCTCATATAGACCACAGTGCCTCTGATGCGTGGCCCAAGCCAGTTATGCCCATATCACTTGGGAGTGCTGTATTGAACAATATAATCTGCAGGACAAGAGAAGTAAGGAAAGAATTGCAGTCAATCATGTGGAAATATGTTGGAATTGTCCGTTCGACGACCAGGCTGAAAACTGCTGAGAAGAAAATTGGGGAATTGGAGTTGGAATGGGAGTCATTTTTATTTCAGAATGGTTGGGAACCAACAATGGTAGGGCTTGAAGCTTGTGAAATGAGGAACCTCTTTTGTTGTGCCAAGCTGGTGGTGAGTAGTGCTCTAGCCAGGCAAGAAAGTCGTGGACTTCACTACACAGTTGATTTTCCGTTTGTTGTGGAAAGCAAAAGACTGCCAACAGTCATCTTTCCTGGTTCCCCAGTGAATGGCACATGGAGCTCTCGGCAATTGCACAGACCGCAAGTATGTTCAACGTAG
- the LOC113699137 gene encoding L-aspartate oxidase 2-a, chloroplastic isoform X1: MMTSIAPGNSKLHFGQTFYRGQGCKQPYWVSSVAVPRCMKKDLSWSDACSLIIFFRSYGVSKAFWINGLQNLHLHTNQKWKPRRTSISSSLRDGSAKYFDFAVIGSGVAGLRYALEVARHGTVAVITKAEPHESNTNYAQGGVSAVLCPSDSVESHMHDTIVAGAYLCDEETVKVVCTEGPDRVRELIAMGASFDHGEDGNLHLAREGGHSHHRIVHAADMTGREIERALLEAVDKDPNIFMFEHHFAVDLLTSQDGSDTICYGVDTFNTATQEVVRFISTVILLASGGAGHIYPTTTNPPVATGDGIAMAHRAQAVISNMEFVQFHPTALADEGLPIRPTNARENAFLITEAVRGDGGILYNLGMERFMPFYDDRAELAPRDVVARSIDDQLKKRIDRYVLLDISHKPRQKVLAHFPNIAAECLRHGLDMTKQPIPVVPAAHYMCGGVRAGLQGETNVRGLYVAGEVACTGLHGANRLASNSLLEALVFARRAVQPSVDHMKSSHIDHSASDAWPKPVMPISLGSAVLNNIICRTREVRKELQSIMWKYVGIVRSTTRLKTAEKKIGELELEWESFLFQNGWEPTMVGLEACEMRNLFCCAKLVVSSALARQESRGLHYTVDFPFVVESKRLPTVIFPGSPVNGTWSSRQLHRPQVCST; the protein is encoded by the exons ATGATGACAAGCATAGCTCCAGGTAACTCCAAGCTACATTTTGGGCAGACATTTTACAGAGGACAAGGTTGCAAACAACCTTACTGGGTGTCCAGTGTAGCTGTCCCGAGATGCATGAAAAAAGATCTTTCTTG GTCAGATGCATGctctttaattatatttttcagGTCATACGGGGTTTCCAAGGCCTTTTGGATTAATGGACTTCAGAATCTTCATTTGCATACCAATCAGAAGTGGAAGCCACGCAGGACATCAATCTCATCATCTCTCCGAGATGGTTCGGCAAAGTACTTTGATTTTGCTGTAATTGGCAGCGGAGTTGCTGGCCTGCGATATGCTCTTGAAGTTGCAAGACATGGTACAGTTGCTGTCATAACGAAGGCTGAGCCCCATGAGAGCAACACCAACTATGCACAGGGTGGAGTTAGTGCAGTATTGTGTCCTTCAGATTCAGTGGAGAGTCATATGCACGACACAATTGTAGCAGGTGCTTACCTATGCGATGAGGAGACTGTTAAG GTGGTGTGTACAGAAGGACCTGATAGAGTCAGAGAATTAATTGCTATGGGTGCTTCTTTTGATCATGGAGAGGATGGGAACTTGCATCTCGCAAGGGAAGGTGGCCACTCTCATCATAGAATTGTTCATGCTGCTGATATGACTGGGAGGGAAATAGAAAGGGCTCTACTGGAGGCAGTTGACAAGGATCCTAATATTTTTATGTTTGAACATCATTTTGCTGTAGATTTGTTGACTTCACAG GATGGTTCTGACACAATTTGTTATGGAGTAGACACTTTTAACACAGCAACACAAGAG GTTGTAAGATTTATCTCAACGGTGATTTTGCTCGCATCAGGTGGAGCTGGACATATCTATCCAACTACAACTAATCCTCCG GTAGCCACTGGTGATGGAATTGCAATGGCGCATCGAGCTCAAgctgtaatttctaatatgga ATTTGTTCAATTCCACCCTACTGCCTTGGCTGATGAAGGCCTTCCCATTAGACCAACCAATGCCAGAGAAAATGCCTTTCTGATAACTGAAGCTGTCAGAGGAGATGGAGGCATTCTATACAACTTGGGAATGGAAAGATTTATGCCTTTTTATGATGATCGTGCAGAGCTTGCCCCAAGGGATGTGGTGGCAAGAAGTATTGATGATCAGCTTAAGAAGCGTATTGACAGGTATGTGCTTCTTGATATAAGTCACAAACCTAGACAAAAGGTTTTGGCTCACTTCCCCAATATAGCTGCTGAGTGTCTGCGGCATGGCTTAGACATGACAAAACAACCAATCCCGGTAGTTCCTGCTGCACATTACATGTGTGGTGGAGTTCGTGCTGGCCTTCAGGGAGAGACGAATGTGAGAGGTCTCTATGTCGCTGGTGAGGTTGCATGCACAGGTTTACACGGAGCAAACCGACTTGCTAGCAACTCATTGCTTGAGGCACTAGTTTTTGCACGAAGAGCTGTGCAGCCTTCCGTTGATCATATGAAGAGCTCTCATATAGACCACAGTGCCTCTGATGCGTGGCCCAAGCCAGTTATGCCCATATCACTTGGGAGTGCTGTATTGAACAATATAATCTGCAGGACAAGAGAAGTAAGGAAAGAATTGCAGTCAATCATGTGGAAATATGTTGGAATTGTCCGTTCGACGACCAGGCTGAAAACTGCTGAGAAGAAAATTGGGGAATTGGAGTTGGAATGGGAGTCATTTTTATTTCAGAATGGTTGGGAACCAACAATGGTAGGGCTTGAAGCTTGTGAAATGAGGAACCTCTTTTGTTGTGCCAAGCTGGTGGTGAGTAGTGCTCTAGCCAGGCAAGAAAGTCGTGGACTTCACTACACAGTTGATTTTCCGTTTGTTGTGGAAAGCAAAAGACTGCCAACAGTCATCTTTCCTGGTTCCCCAGTGAATGGCACATGGAGCTCTCGGCAATTGCACAGACCGCAAGTATGTTCAACGTAG